In a genomic window of bacterium:
- a CDS encoding O-acetylhomoserine aminocarboxypropyltransferase/cysteine synthase gives MSDEPTPQGLGTMAVHAGQEPDPTTNARAVPIYATTSYVFNDTEHAANLFGLTEFGNIYSRLMNPTNDVLEKRLAAMDGGAAALSFASGQSAITAAILTICHSGQNFVSSTSLYGGTWTLFTQTFKNLGIEVRFFDPNKPESIHELVDENTRCVYFESIGNPKNDVPDFRAISEIAHAHKLPLLCDNTVMTPSLLRPIEHGIDIVIYSTTKFIGGHGVHIGGVVIDSGNFQWADDPERWPEFCGPSPSYHGAVFEEALRPVGNIAYIMHIRTHWLRDTGAAMSPFAAFLTLLGLETLHLRMPQHCGNAQKVAEFLESHDAVEWVNYPGLSSHAHHEAANRYLPNGSGALLGFGIRGGEAAGKKFIESVKLASHLANIGDAKTLVIHPASTTHSQLTVEEQASTGVSPEYVRVSVGIEDAADIIADLDQALRASQ, from the coding sequence ATGAGCGACGAACCCACGCCCCAAGGCCTCGGAACGATGGCGGTCCACGCTGGCCAGGAACCCGATCCCACGACCAACGCGCGCGCGGTTCCGATCTACGCCACGACGTCGTACGTATTCAACGACACCGAACATGCCGCGAACCTCTTTGGCCTGACCGAGTTCGGCAACATCTACAGCCGCTTGATGAACCCCACGAACGATGTGCTCGAAAAGCGGCTCGCGGCGATGGATGGCGGCGCCGCGGCTCTCAGTTTCGCGTCGGGACAGTCGGCGATCACGGCCGCGATCTTGACGATCTGCCACTCAGGTCAGAATTTCGTTTCGTCGACGAGCCTGTACGGCGGCACCTGGACGCTCTTCACGCAGACGTTCAAGAACCTCGGGATCGAGGTGCGTTTCTTCGATCCGAACAAGCCCGAGTCGATCCACGAACTCGTCGACGAAAACACGCGCTGCGTCTATTTTGAGAGCATCGGAAACCCCAAGAACGATGTGCCCGACTTTCGGGCGATCTCCGAGATCGCCCATGCTCACAAGTTGCCTTTGCTGTGTGACAACACGGTAATGACCCCTTCGCTATTGCGCCCGATCGAACACGGCATCGATATCGTGATCTACTCCACCACCAAGTTCATCGGTGGCCACGGTGTTCACATCGGTGGCGTCGTGATCGACAGCGGAAACTTCCAGTGGGCCGACGATCCGGAGCGCTGGCCCGAGTTCTGCGGACCTTCGCCGTCCTATCACGGTGCGGTCTTCGAAGAGGCGCTTCGCCCGGTCGGAAACATCGCGTACATCATGCACATCCGGACCCATTGGTTGCGCGATACCGGTGCGGCGATGAGTCCATTCGCGGCTTTCCTCACCTTGCTGGGTCTCGAAACGCTGCACCTGCGCATGCCGCAGCATTGTGGCAACGCGCAGAAGGTGGCGGAGTTCCTCGAAAGCCACGACGCGGTCGAGTGGGTGAATTATCCGGGGCTCTCGAGCCACGCGCATCACGAAGCGGCGAACCGCTACCTGCCGAACGGCTCGGGTGCACTTCTCGGCTTCGGAATTCGGGGCGGCGAAGCAGCGGGCAAGAAGTTCATCGAGAGCGTGAAGCTTGCGAGCCACCTCGCGAACATCGGTGATGCGAAGACGCTCGTCATCCATCCGGCTTCGACGACCCATTCGCAGCTCACCGTCGAGGAGCAGGCCTCGACCGGCGTCTCGCCCGAATACGTTCGGGTGTCCGTGGGGATCGAAGACGCGGCCGACATCATCGCGGACCTCGATCAGGCGTTGCGCGCAAGCCAGTAG
- a CDS encoding TetR/AcrR family transcriptional regulator: MSPKRAGRGSRTAPAPPAPREFKQTRARASYERILVAAVQLYGERGFQATQTPDIAARAGMSVGGLYRYFRDKHQIFLEVVHRALEHNRQEQDRMVAAVEVALAAGEVDLRRVIEHIVDWTWKALHPVPPDLLRTFAAMAYTHTAFAELSDQYDRYERQAFARVLGKLTSRERVRSPLAAARLLDIIVPTVGIWTALHPDDARGVKEAMVEMICRYLADGHSNPA, encoded by the coding sequence GTGTCCCCGAAGCGTGCAGGGCGTGGTTCGCGAACGGCTCCTGCACCGCCGGCCCCCCGGGAGTTCAAACAGACGCGGGCTCGCGCGTCCTACGAGCGCATCCTGGTTGCGGCGGTTCAGCTCTACGGGGAGCGAGGTTTCCAGGCCACACAGACACCCGATATTGCTGCGCGCGCCGGCATGAGCGTCGGCGGCCTCTATCGCTATTTCCGCGACAAGCATCAGATCTTCCTGGAGGTGGTGCACCGGGCTCTCGAGCACAATCGCCAGGAGCAGGATCGAATGGTCGCAGCGGTCGAGGTGGCGCTGGCGGCCGGCGAAGTCGATCTGCGGCGTGTCATCGAGCATATTGTCGATTGGACGTGGAAGGCACTGCATCCGGTGCCACCCGATCTGCTGCGTACGTTCGCGGCCATGGCGTACACGCATACCGCGTTCGCAGAACTGAGCGATCAGTACGACCGCTACGAACGTCAGGCATTCGCGCGGGTGCTTGGGAAGCTCACGTCGCGAGAACGCGTGCGATCGCCGCTGGCGGCTGCACGTCTGCTCGACATCATCGTCCCAACGGTCGGGATCTGGACTGCGCTCCACCCGGACGATGCGCGCGGAGTCAAGGAGGCGATGGTCGAGATGATCTGCCGCTACCTGGCCGACGGGCATTCGAATCCCGCCTGA
- a CDS encoding alpha-hydroxy-acid oxidizing protein, translated as MLSRESPRASRRALLRFLLSSPLLLAPRPSAALGELVESLARCEPDLSPAGELIASPADAINVFDFRAVAKQTLSPGHYAYLATGVDHERGLHANRAGFGRFGLRPRRMVDVRELDTTTEILGTRASCPIVLAPAGMQTAFHPEGELAVARAAKGTDQLQILSTLSAKSLDDVLEARGAPVWFMLVTPRLWPVTRLQLKKAEEAGCSVVVLTVDYVGFGSQDRLRRFRGPGDPFPSTESRECQSCHGPSTVGRIGRILTAFGQDPLEFASDAVNLDWEYVDRIRDATSMKLVLKGILTHEDASLAVEHGVDGIIVSNHGARQMDNSLSTIEVLPEIVHAVAGRIPVMIDSGFRRGTDVFTALALGASAICIGRPYLWGLAAFGEPGVDGVLRLLRREFETVMRHMGTPDIASITRDFVETG; from the coding sequence ATGCTCTCCCGCGAATCCCCCCGCGCGAGCCGCCGCGCCCTCCTCCGCTTCCTGCTGAGCAGCCCTCTGCTCCTTGCGCCGCGCCCCAGCGCCGCCCTCGGGGAGCTCGTAGAATCCCTCGCGCGCTGCGAACCCGATCTGTCTCCTGCCGGCGAGCTCATCGCGTCGCCCGCGGACGCGATCAACGTCTTCGACTTCCGTGCCGTTGCGAAGCAAACGCTCTCGCCGGGCCACTACGCCTATCTGGCCACCGGCGTCGACCATGAGCGAGGGCTTCACGCAAACCGGGCGGGGTTCGGACGTTTCGGGCTTCGTCCTCGGCGCATGGTCGATGTGCGCGAACTGGACACGACCACTGAGATCCTGGGTACCCGAGCCTCCTGTCCGATCGTGCTCGCCCCGGCTGGAATGCAGACCGCCTTCCACCCCGAGGGCGAGCTGGCCGTCGCACGCGCGGCGAAGGGCACAGATCAGCTCCAGATTCTCTCGACGCTGTCCGCGAAGTCGCTCGACGATGTGCTCGAGGCGCGCGGAGCCCCTGTCTGGTTCATGCTGGTGACGCCTCGTCTCTGGCCGGTGACCCGGCTGCAGCTCAAGAAGGCGGAAGAGGCTGGCTGCTCGGTGGTCGTACTGACGGTGGACTACGTCGGATTCGGCAGTCAGGATCGCCTGCGCCGCTTCCGTGGGCCTGGTGACCCGTTCCCGAGCACGGAGAGCCGCGAATGCCAGAGCTGCCATGGCCCCAGCACGGTGGGACGAATCGGGCGCATCCTCACGGCGTTCGGACAGGATCCTCTCGAGTTCGCGTCCGATGCGGTCAATCTCGACTGGGAATACGTTGACCGAATCCGCGACGCGACTTCGATGAAGCTGGTCCTGAAAGGAATCCTCACCCACGAAGACGCCAGCCTCGCTGTCGAACATGGCGTCGACGGCATCATCGTCTCCAACCACGGTGCCAGACAGATGGACAATTCGCTCTCCACGATCGAGGTGCTGCCGGAGATCGTGCACGCGGTCGCCGGGCGCATCCCGGTGATGATCGATAGCGGCTTCCGCCGCGGCACCGATGTCTTCACCGCCCTCGCCCTGGGTGCCTCCGCGATTTGCATCGGCCGCCCCTACCTCTGGGGCCTGGCGGCATTCGGCGAGCCTGGTGTCGACGGCGTTCTGCGCCTCCTGCGCCGTGAATTCGAAACCGTGATGCGCCACATGGGTACCCCGGACATCGCGTCGATCACACGAGACTTCGTAGAAACGGGCTGA